The Malassezia japonica chromosome 5, complete sequence genome contains a region encoding:
- a CDS encoding uncharacterized protein (COG:I; TransMembrane:6 (i194-215o235-256i268-289o309-328i353-379o391-413i); EggNog:ENOG503NVKY) — protein sequence MPPFSTYAAQFLAQRAQAPEIEKEVLSGVPSDSDDEPGSDLTRWHQTQTMAALGPSDVLASYADPHDPFLAEPESLASSMHEPPKRVSLEESDADSESSLAGRNGVRARRARHQLSSLLMSYTGVRSTRSEWTPPADLYAPLMHDTHAPLASQELEELDLNSTRASLAYPVRALPVSDEGRTVPIHKWHDLPSLVLFLATLAAALLLDTLAIVYAPPLGVEPALRPSPYYVLSRSVPMLVLVILGSLAAAALFVHTLQRALAWGAARLVHAGMLLTPGLLGLAWAWAFAGSFLYDEEGRYGGGWSTTGLRLLSLLPLVCALRLGVHVYRNEIDAHAARLERGLQFVLDTQRALLLPLAGAMLSTLCIAALFLTLLAQLFLVGQLHTRPAGLVWSTSTEACILLGLTVGTWLWATSIVQGVLTVTVAGAVRDWHQATLDIDAPVPAALPTLDEPAHRAAVRASLPLLGSVCAVTLWTSAARFFAAVLAAVRAVCGAYRWALGVRDAPLPAPLARLATLGADSLLARADAWGAQVLVLVGVTESDAWSAARTSCLRQPTARGSMRSQLVMDSMAIRCTFDGSNEVGVYACLTDTYCLVAADPPSDFLEGLRTGLGAAFPIVPCTIAGSRHIGEMAVGNEHGLLTMAWRCAEIHLNGSLADPSDRHR from the exons ATGCCGCCCTTTTCGACGTATGCGGCGCAGTTCCTTGCGCaacgcgcgcaagcgcccgAGATAGAGAAAGAGGTGTTGA GCGGGGTGCCTtcggactcggacgacgagccagGAAGCGACCTGACGCGCTGGCACCAGACGCAGACGAtggcggcgctcgggccGTCGGACGTCCTTGCATCGTACGCGGATCCCCATGATCCGTTCCTGGCGGAGCCAGAATcgctcgcgtcgagcatgcacgagccgccgaAACGCGTATCGCTCGAAgagagcgacgcggactCGGAGTCGTCGCTTGCGGGGCGCaacggcgtgcgcgcgcggcgtgcgcgccaccagctctcgtcgctgctcaTGTCGTACACGGGCGTACGGagcacacgcagcgagTGGACGCCCCCGGCGGACCTGTACGCACCACTCATGCACGATAcccacgcgccgctcgcgtcgcaggagctcgaggagctcgatctgaactcgacgcgcgcttCGCTCGCGTAcccggtgcgcgcgctcccGGTGAGCGACGAAGGGCGCACTGTGCCGATACACAAGTGGCACGATCTTCCGAGCCTCGTGCTCTTTCTCGCGAcactcgccgcggcgctcctcctggACACGCTGGCGATCGtgtacgcgccgccgctcggtgTCGAGCCGGCACTACGGCCATCACCGTACTATGTGCTCTCGCGCTCCGTGCCGATGCTCGTGCTGGTCATCCTCGGCTCGctggcggctgcggcgctctttgTACATACcttgcagcgcgcgctcgcatggggcgccgcgcgcctcgtgcatGCCGGCATGCTCCTCACGCCGggcctccttggcctcgcgTGGGCCTGGGCATTTGCAGGGAGCTTTTTGTACGACGAAGAGGGGCGGTACGGAGGAGGTTGGAGCACGACAggcctgcgcctccttTCTTTACTGCCGTTGGTctgtgcgctgcgcctcggcgtgcacgtCTATCGCAACGAGATcgacgcacacgccgcgcggctcgaACGGGGCCTGCAGTTTGtgctcgacacgcagcgtgcgctccttCTTCCGCTGGCGGGGGCGATGCTCTCGACGCTGTGCATCGCTGCCCTCTTTCTtacgctcctcgcgcagctcttCCTGGTCGGCCAGCTGCacacgcggccggcgggcCTCGTATGGTCGACCAGCACCGAGGCATGCATTCTCCTGGGCCTCACCGTAGGGACATGGCTCTGGGCCACGTCCATCGTCCAGGGCGTCCTCACGGTGACCGTCGCgggggccgtgcgcgactgGCACCAGGCAACGCTCGATAtcgacgcgccggtgcccgccgccttgccgacactcgacgagccggCACACCGCGCAGCGGTCCGTGCATCGCtgccgctcctcggcagcgTATGCGCCGTGACGCTctggacgagcgccgcgcggttTTTCGCGGCGGTCCTTGCCGCGGTACGAGCGGTGTGTGGCGCGTACCGCtgggcgctcggcgtgcgcgacgcgccgctcccgGCGCCACTGGCACGCCTTGCaacgctcggcgcagactcgctcctcgcgcgcgccgatgcgTGGGGCGCCCAGGTCCTGGTCCTGGTCGGCGTCACGGAATCGGACGCGtggagcgcggcacggACCTCGTGCCTGCGGCAGCCGACAGCCAGAG gatcgatgcgctcgca GTTGGTAATGGACTCGATGGCAATTCGGTGCACGTTTGACGGGTCGAACGAGGTCGGGGTGTATGCGTGCCTGACGGACACGTActgcctcgtcgcggccgatCCACCGAGCGACTTTCTCGAGGGGCTGCGTACGGGCCTCGGTGCTGCGTTTCCGATCGTACCATGCACGATTGCGGGCTCGCGCCACATCGGCGAGATGGCCGTTGGGAATGAACATGGCTTGCTA ACTATGGCatggcggtgcgccgaAATTCACCTGAATGGTTCTTTAGC TGACCCTTCCGAC CGACATCGTTAG
- the TIM9 gene encoding protein transporter tim9 (EggNog:ENOG503P5N0; BUSCO:EOG09265L8N; COG:U), translated as MDLSQLSSSEQLAMQRVIEQKQMKDFMRLYTGLVERCFDDCVNDFTSKAPTSKEQACIANCTQKFLKHSERVGARFGEENARLMQQQQP; from the exons TGTCGCAACTCTCTTCgagcgagcagctcgcgatGCAGCGCGTCATCGAGCAGAAGCAGATGAAGGACTTTATGCGCCTGTACACGggcctggtcgagcgctGCTTTGACGACTGCGTGAACGACTTTACGAGCAAGGCTCCGACCAGCAAGGAGCAGGCGTGCATTGCCAACTGCACGCAGAAGTTCCTCAAGCActcggagcgcgtcggtgccCGCTTCGGCGAGGAGAA CGCTCGGCTCATGCAGCAGCAACAGCCGTAG